One Azotosporobacter soli genomic region harbors:
- the pyk gene encoding pyruvate kinase: MMKKTKIVCTQGPSTEKPGIMEKMIEAGMNVARFNFSHGDHAEHGARIEMVRAASAKVGKPVALLLDTKGPEMRLGLFKEGKVVLKKDQKFILTSRDVEGTVEICSVNHKYLPQEVKAGDQILLSDGLVCLNVDKIEGDDIHTTVLNTGGIGNRKRVAAPGVALNLPPLSEQDIADVLFGAKLGMDIVAPSFVQRAADVLTIRKLLEEAGVDMLIIPKIENAEGVKNVDEIIKVSDGIMVARGDLGVEIPAEEVPLVQKEIIEKCNKAGKPVITATQMLESMVNNPRPTRAEASDVANAIMDGTDAIMLSGETAQGDYPVEAVETMARIAIRTEAALKYKEITAATQRTTTEAISHATVQIAQELNAAAILTDTTTGYTARMVSKYRPQANILAVTPSESALRKMLLLWGVQPILRGAVKNSDEMVEKAVASSLESGVVKEGDLVVITAGVPMGMSGTTNMVRVHVVGNVLLRGVGIGQTSATGKVCVAHSFKDVQTKFKAGDILVISGVDEETAAYAAKASAVIAEEGGLTSHAAIVGINCSIPVLVGVDGATERLTDGSIVTVDTSRGLVYRGETNAR, encoded by the coding sequence ATGATGAAAAAAACTAAAATCGTTTGTACCCAAGGTCCTAGTACCGAAAAACCGGGGATTATGGAAAAAATGATCGAAGCCGGCATGAATGTCGCTCGTTTTAACTTCTCCCATGGCGATCATGCCGAACATGGCGCCCGTATCGAGATGGTGCGTGCCGCTTCTGCCAAAGTAGGCAAGCCGGTCGCGTTGCTGCTTGACACCAAGGGACCTGAAATGCGTCTCGGTCTCTTTAAAGAAGGCAAAGTCGTTTTGAAAAAGGATCAAAAATTCATCCTGACTTCGCGTGACGTGGAAGGTACGGTTGAAATTTGTTCCGTCAACCATAAATACCTGCCGCAGGAAGTGAAAGCCGGCGACCAGATTCTGCTTTCCGACGGCCTTGTCTGCCTGAATGTCGACAAGATCGAAGGCGATGACATCCATACGACCGTTCTCAATACGGGCGGCATCGGCAACCGCAAACGCGTTGCTGCGCCTGGCGTAGCTTTGAATCTGCCGCCTTTGTCCGAGCAGGACATTGCCGATGTGCTGTTCGGCGCGAAACTGGGCATGGACATCGTTGCGCCTTCGTTCGTACAACGTGCGGCTGACGTGCTTACGATCCGCAAGCTGCTCGAAGAAGCCGGCGTAGATATGTTGATCATTCCTAAAATCGAAAATGCTGAAGGCGTAAAGAATGTCGACGAAATTATCAAAGTTTCCGACGGCATCATGGTTGCGCGCGGCGATCTGGGCGTTGAAATCCCGGCCGAAGAAGTGCCGCTCGTACAAAAAGAAATCATCGAGAAATGCAATAAGGCCGGCAAACCGGTTATCACCGCGACGCAAATGCTCGAATCGATGGTCAATAACCCGCGTCCGACCCGTGCCGAAGCAAGCGACGTGGCCAATGCAATCATGGACGGCACCGATGCGATCATGCTGAGCGGTGAAACCGCACAGGGCGATTATCCGGTAGAAGCCGTTGAAACGATGGCGCGTATCGCGATCCGTACCGAAGCGGCCTTGAAATACAAAGAAATAACCGCGGCAACGCAGCGTACCACGACGGAGGCAATCAGCCACGCGACAGTACAAATCGCGCAAGAACTGAACGCGGCTGCGATCCTGACCGATACGACAACAGGCTACACGGCTCGCATGGTATCGAAATATCGTCCGCAAGCCAATATTCTCGCGGTTACGCCGAGCGAATCCGCACTGCGTAAAATGCTGCTCCTCTGGGGCGTACAGCCGATCCTGCGCGGCGCTGTCAAAAACAGCGACGAGATGGTTGAAAAGGCAGTGGCAAGTTCGCTGGAATCCGGCGTTGTCAAAGAAGGCGACTTGGTCGTCATCACTGCGGGCGTGCCGATGGGCATGAGCGGCACGACGAACATGGTTCGCGTTCATGTGGTCGGCAATGTGCTGCTGCGCGGCGTAGGCATCGGCCAAACCTCCGCTACCGGCAAAGTTTGCGTAGCGCATTCGTTCAAAGACGTTCAGACGAAGTTCAAAGCCGGTGACATTCTGGTCATCAGCGGCGTTGACGAAGAAACGGCGGCCTATGCGGCAAAAGCTTCCGCGGTTATTGCGGAAGAAGGCGGCCTGACCTCACATGCGGCGATCGTCGGCATCAATTGCAGTATCCCGGTCTTGGTCGGCGTCGATGGCGCGACCGAACGCCTGACGGACGGCAGCATTGTCACGGTTGACACCAGCCGCGGTCTGGTCTACCGTGGTGAAACCAACGCGCGCTAA
- the phnD gene encoding phosphate/phosphite/phosphonate ABC transporter substrate-binding protein, whose product MNGRKVMFFHLAAIMVTGALAVWLAQSVGSLWSMLLVVILAGISAAVLKGITPEAGEKETRPAATLAQTSVSNDCPDANMYDIAENLSFISQQLAWLVGQSRTALNRLANKAKEIARESETTASSAEETSAGVEEIAANSAVVANASRDAMKQCRESSEMAAQSQQAILASSRTMLEVAQVVQASVTAMEELNAATKKIGEFVGKIQGIASQTNLLALNAAIEAARAGEQGRGFAVVAEEVRKLASESEAITHEVETTVKDITEKTHNATLSMQAGKTKIDGMEQMAQQSASSMDSIVGTVRSIEETVSRLCQLSSDQQSTTEQMAVAVETIGNGTVEIAGSTQEALASIGQQERSIDEISEFTTEMTRAVDKIQEVAVLFKKPHELVFGFNPFTSPKIIKETYGPILEEVAKKVGRQARVIIVSDYDSLGRSLLNGTIDVGWFSPFAYVSAKERGNVIPLVTAVVNNNASYIGYIVARNEFASLDSLRGKRFAFVDRQSASGYVYPRAMLLEQGKNPDTFFGETSFLGSHNRVIDGILEGVVDAGGTYSEAFDTAKAHGAKVQGLTILARTEPIPKDAIAARGGLDAKLLADLKTAFMETTDRVGRQADLMKRVNLNGFIEAKDEVYDVIRKAAKATK is encoded by the coding sequence GTGAACGGGAGAAAGGTGATGTTTTTCCATCTGGCGGCGATCATGGTGACGGGCGCTCTGGCCGTATGGCTGGCGCAGTCTGTCGGTAGTCTGTGGAGTATGCTGCTCGTCGTGATTCTTGCGGGAATCTCGGCGGCAGTGCTCAAGGGTATAACGCCGGAGGCGGGAGAAAAAGAGACGCGCCCGGCGGCGACCTTGGCGCAAACGTCAGTGAGCAATGATTGTCCCGATGCCAATATGTATGATATTGCCGAGAACTTATCTTTTATTTCGCAGCAATTGGCATGGTTGGTCGGTCAAAGCCGGACAGCGCTCAACAGATTGGCGAATAAGGCGAAAGAGATCGCGCGCGAAAGCGAGACGACAGCGAGCAGTGCGGAAGAAACTTCGGCGGGCGTCGAGGAAATCGCGGCCAACTCGGCCGTTGTGGCCAATGCCTCCCGCGATGCGATGAAACAATGCCGTGAATCGTCGGAAATGGCGGCGCAAAGTCAACAGGCCATTTTGGCATCGAGCCGTACGATGCTCGAAGTGGCGCAGGTCGTGCAGGCTTCGGTAACAGCGATGGAAGAGCTGAACGCTGCAACTAAGAAAATCGGCGAGTTTGTCGGCAAGATCCAAGGCATTGCCAGCCAGACGAATCTGCTGGCGCTGAATGCGGCGATCGAAGCGGCCCGGGCCGGTGAGCAAGGGCGCGGTTTTGCCGTCGTAGCCGAGGAAGTGCGTAAACTGGCCAGTGAGAGCGAAGCGATCACGCATGAAGTCGAAACTACGGTAAAAGATATCACGGAAAAAACGCATAATGCCACACTGAGCATGCAGGCCGGCAAGACGAAAATTGACGGCATGGAACAGATGGCGCAGCAGTCCGCCTCCAGTATGGACAGCATTGTAGGCACGGTGCGCAGTATTGAAGAGACGGTCAGCCGTCTGTGCCAACTGTCGTCCGATCAACAGTCGACAACCGAACAGATGGCGGTCGCGGTTGAGACAATCGGCAATGGTACGGTCGAAATCGCCGGCAGCACGCAAGAGGCGCTGGCCAGCATCGGTCAACAGGAACGGAGCATCGATGAAATCAGTGAATTCACGACGGAGATGACGCGTGCGGTTGACAAGATCCAGGAAGTGGCCGTATTGTTTAAGAAACCGCATGAACTGGTATTCGGCTTTAATCCGTTTACTTCACCGAAGATCATCAAAGAAACCTATGGTCCGATTTTGGAGGAAGTCGCCAAAAAAGTCGGCCGACAGGCAAGGGTGATCATCGTTTCAGACTATGATTCGTTGGGACGTTCCTTGTTGAACGGAACGATCGATGTAGGCTGGTTTTCTCCATTTGCCTATGTTTCCGCTAAGGAACGAGGCAATGTTATTCCGCTGGTAACGGCGGTGGTCAACAACAATGCTTCCTATATCGGTTATATTGTGGCGCGTAATGAATTTGCATCGTTGGATAGCTTGCGGGGCAAACGTTTTGCCTTTGTAGACCGCCAGTCGGCGTCCGGGTATGTATATCCCAGGGCGATGCTGTTGGAACAGGGGAAAAACCCGGATACGTTCTTCGGCGAGACATCTTTCTTAGGCAGTCACAACCGGGTCATCGACGGAATTCTCGAAGGTGTCGTCGATGCCGGCGGAACTTACTCGGAAGCTTTTGATACGGCGAAAGCGCATGGCGCCAAGGTGCAAGGCCTGACAATTCTCGCGCGCACCGAGCCGATTCCTAAAGATGCGATTGCGGCGCGCGGCGGCTTGGATGCCAAGCTGCTGGCGGATCTCAAGACGGCGTTCATGGAAACGACCGATCGCGTCGGCCGACAGGCCGATTTGATGAAACGCGTCAATCTCAACGGCTTTATTGAGGCGAAGGACGAAGTCTACGACGTCATACGTAAAGCCGCCAAAGCAACAAAATAA
- a CDS encoding sugar-binding transcriptional regulator: MWNQVVRLQRKIAPELVESLAQRYELLRHIANVGPVGRRGLAAQMDRSERIVRAQIDFLKQAGLIDLSPLGMTITPEGQQLVLELAEYVRELHGLSALETELCQKLGLKRVMIIPGDCEADSGVNQDLGRAAAQMLYQCLQENMTVAVSGGSLMAQVAAAIHYNKTSTTVVPARGGLGERVEYQANTIAAAMANKLGGRYRLLHVPEGVSEDMVGPVWAKNSNILEVTELIKQANILVNGIGQAREMAARRGFDEEFIAKLESSGAVGEVLGHYFTLEGKAIYITSSLGLHLDDLAGIGLVIAVAGGRRKAEAIVAVTRAGGQDVLITDEAGAKAIREIV, translated from the coding sequence ATGTGGAATCAAGTGGTCAGATTACAACGCAAAATTGCTCCTGAGCTGGTGGAAAGTTTGGCGCAACGCTATGAACTGCTACGCCACATCGCCAATGTCGGTCCGGTAGGACGGCGCGGTCTTGCGGCGCAGATGGATCGCAGCGAGCGAATCGTGCGTGCGCAGATCGACTTTCTTAAGCAGGCGGGATTGATTGATTTATCGCCGCTTGGCATGACGATCACACCGGAAGGGCAGCAGTTGGTTCTTGAACTGGCCGAGTATGTCCGCGAACTTCATGGTTTGAGCGCGTTAGAGACGGAACTTTGTCAAAAGCTCGGCTTGAAACGGGTGATGATCATTCCCGGCGACTGTGAAGCCGACAGCGGCGTCAACCAGGATTTGGGGCGCGCAGCGGCGCAGATGCTTTACCAGTGCTTACAGGAAAATATGACGGTGGCGGTCAGCGGCGGGTCGCTAATGGCGCAAGTCGCAGCGGCCATCCATTACAATAAAACCAGTACCACAGTGGTACCGGCCCGAGGCGGTCTTGGCGAACGGGTGGAATACCAAGCCAACACCATTGCGGCGGCGATGGCCAACAAACTGGGTGGACGATACCGCTTGCTGCATGTGCCGGAAGGCGTCAGCGAGGATATGGTCGGTCCGGTCTGGGCCAAGAACAGCAATATTCTCGAAGTGACCGAACTGATCAAACAGGCGAACATTTTGGTCAACGGCATCGGGCAGGCCAGAGAAATGGCGGCGCGACGCGGCTTTGACGAAGAGTTCATCGCCAAACTGGAAAGCAGCGGCGCGGTGGGCGAGGTTCTGGGACATTATTTTACCCTCGAGGGTAAGGCGATCTATATCACCAGCAGCCTGGGGCTGCACCTGGATGACCTGGCGGGAATCGGACTTGTCATTGCGGTAGCGGGTGGACGGCGCAAAGCCGAAGCCATCGTCGCGGTGACCAGAGCCGGAGGCCAGGACGTTCTCATCACCGATGAGGCAGGCGCGAAAGCGATCCGGGAGATTGTTTAG
- a CDS encoding anaerobic glycerol-3-phosphate dehydrogenase subunit C, with protein sequence MSKHHNDINPDSCTACTSCISHCPVTAATRKFRGPKMMGPALERMRLSQDDVEPSLEYCSNCKNCDMACPSGVPISTLNMKARAQYFKTRKQSMRDEMLGHGEKMGKLISALPAGAFFANLGMQVGKAFGIMNAIGISDKLPLTYAGTSFIKQFKELKQTSYPDKVVFYPGCFINYQDPQVGMDFVAVMQANKYEVIVEEDFVCCGSPLLVTGYLEECEQNAKKNTAIMKKWTDKGIPVITCCTSCGLMLKQEYQELFEIDGLAENAKMLYDATEFLVNLDEKGRLNKEFGAIEHRYMYHAPCHLRVQGYGLPALDLLEMIPGLTIENADAGCCGISGNYGFKADKYDIAMTVGAKLFETIKESGVDTAVCDCGTCRLQITHGAGVKAVHPMSLLRQAYEAKK encoded by the coding sequence ATGAGCAAACATCATAATGATATAAATCCAGATAGTTGTACAGCTTGCACGTCTTGTATTTCTCATTGCCCGGTAACGGCAGCGACGCGCAAATTTCGCGGTCCCAAAATGATGGGCCCTGCCTTGGAACGGATGCGTCTGTCGCAAGACGACGTGGAGCCTTCGCTCGAGTATTGCTCGAACTGTAAGAACTGTGATATGGCTTGCCCGTCCGGCGTGCCGATCTCGACGCTGAATATGAAGGCACGTGCGCAGTACTTTAAGACGCGCAAGCAGTCGATGCGCGACGAGATGCTGGGTCACGGCGAAAAAATGGGTAAACTGATCAGTGCATTGCCGGCGGGCGCTTTTTTTGCCAACCTCGGCATGCAGGTCGGCAAAGCGTTCGGCATAATGAATGCGATCGGTATTTCCGACAAACTGCCGCTGACTTACGCGGGCACTTCGTTTATTAAGCAATTCAAAGAACTGAAGCAAACCAGCTACCCTGACAAAGTTGTTTTTTATCCCGGTTGCTTCATTAACTATCAGGATCCGCAGGTCGGCATGGACTTCGTCGCCGTCATGCAGGCCAATAAGTATGAAGTGATTGTCGAAGAAGATTTTGTCTGCTGCGGTTCGCCGCTTTTGGTCACCGGTTATTTGGAAGAGTGCGAGCAAAACGCCAAGAAGAATACCGCGATTATGAAAAAATGGACTGACAAAGGAATTCCTGTGATCACCTGCTGCACCAGCTGCGGTCTGATGCTGAAACAGGAATACCAGGAACTGTTCGAGATCGATGGTCTGGCGGAAAATGCCAAGATGCTTTATGATGCGACGGAATTCCTTGTGAACCTGGACGAAAAAGGCCGTTTGAATAAAGAATTCGGCGCAATCGAGCATCGCTACATGTACCATGCGCCTTGCCATCTGCGCGTGCAGGGTTACGGCTTGCCGGCGCTTGATTTGCTGGAAATGATTCCTGGCCTGACGATCGAAAACGCCGATGCGGGCTGCTGCGGCATCTCGGGCAATTACGGTTTCAAAGCGGATAAGTATGACATCGCAATGACCGTAGGCGCAAAACTGTTTGAAACGATCAAAGAAAGCGGCGTGGATACTGCGGTTTGCGATTGCGGCACTTGCCGTCTGCAGATTACGCACGGTGCCGGCGTTAAGGCTGTTCATCCGATGAGTCTGTTGCGTCAGGCGTATGAAGCGAAAAAGTAA
- the glpA gene encoding anaerobic glycerol-3-phosphate dehydrogenase subunit GlpA, translated as MQKATVVVIGGGATGVGILRDLCMRGIDAVLVEQQDLAYGTSSRYHGLLHSGGRYAVKDAEAGKECIEENTILRKIGRHCVEQTEGFFVRTPLDPEDFEGKWLEACKNVGIPTIPISVEEARRLEPNLSPKIQAVYRVPDAAIDGFRMVWQNVASARKYGGRVMTYTTVVGIEQTNGEVTGITVRNTLSGVVTKIACEFVVSAAGSWAGEIAHLAGIDVNVQPDRGTLVAFNHRITSRIVNRLRPASDGDIFVPHGSITILGTTSASVKNPDDNVPTAKEVVELLKIGEALFEDIHSYRMLRAFAGTRPLYSADPNAKGRGASRGFVTLDHAHDGLKGFISVVGGKFTTYRLMAEKVTDLVCQYLNNKTACRTAEEPLVEDASPALISKAKQYFPAYGTELAASRLGSEGLEKVVKRMQDNPEKCQLLCECENVTMAEVEEAAADETSHMLSDVRRKTRMGMGTCQGAFCTFRSVGAVDAAGLAWGKDTQGLFKEFLQARWKGIRPILWGNVMRETQLTRGIYEGTLNINGAISDEGK; from the coding sequence ATGCAAAAGGCTACAGTAGTTGTCATTGGTGGCGGCGCCACCGGGGTTGGTATCCTGCGCGACCTGTGTATGCGCGGTATTGATGCTGTTCTGGTTGAACAGCAGGATTTGGCTTACGGGACAAGCTCCCGTTATCATGGACTCTTGCATAGCGGCGGACGTTATGCGGTAAAAGATGCCGAAGCAGGCAAAGAATGTATTGAAGAAAATACGATTTTACGAAAAATCGGCAGACATTGCGTTGAGCAAACCGAAGGGTTTTTTGTACGAACTCCTTTAGATCCAGAAGACTTTGAAGGCAAATGGCTGGAAGCATGTAAGAACGTCGGCATTCCCACGATTCCTATTTCCGTGGAAGAAGCGCGCCGCTTGGAACCCAACCTGAGCCCTAAGATACAAGCGGTTTACCGCGTGCCTGACGCTGCGATCGACGGCTTCCGCATGGTTTGGCAGAACGTGGCTTCGGCCCGTAAATACGGCGGCCGTGTTATGACCTACACCACGGTGGTTGGCATCGAACAAACGAATGGTGAAGTGACTGGAATTACGGTACGCAACACGCTGAGCGGCGTCGTTACGAAGATTGCCTGTGAATTCGTTGTCAGCGCTGCCGGCTCGTGGGCTGGCGAAATTGCACATTTGGCTGGCATCGACGTTAACGTTCAACCGGACCGCGGCACCTTGGTCGCGTTCAACCATCGAATTACGAGTCGTATTGTGAACCGTCTGCGCCCGGCGTCCGACGGCGACATTTTCGTGCCGCACGGCTCGATTACGATTCTCGGTACCACATCGGCTTCGGTTAAGAATCCGGATGACAATGTTCCGACCGCGAAAGAAGTCGTTGAGCTTCTCAAGATCGGCGAAGCGTTGTTTGAAGACATTCATAGCTACCGGATGCTGCGTGCGTTTGCCGGTACCCGTCCGCTCTACAGCGCGGATCCGAATGCCAAGGGTCGCGGCGCGTCGCGCGGTTTCGTGACGCTTGACCATGCGCATGACGGACTGAAAGGCTTCATCAGCGTAGTTGGCGGCAAATTTACCACTTATCGCCTGATGGCGGAAAAAGTAACGGACTTGGTTTGCCAGTACTTAAACAACAAGACGGCTTGCCGCACGGCGGAAGAACCGCTCGTGGAAGATGCGTCGCCGGCGCTGATCAGCAAGGCGAAACAATATTTCCCGGCTTACGGCACCGAACTGGCTGCGTCTCGGCTTGGCTCCGAAGGGCTGGAAAAGGTTGTCAAGCGCATGCAGGACAATCCGGAAAAATGCCAATTGCTTTGCGAATGTGAAAACGTCACGATGGCCGAAGTGGAAGAAGCGGCGGCCGATGAAACCAGTCATATGCTGAGCGATGTGCGGCGTAAGACGCGCATGGGCATGGGCACTTGCCAGGGCGCATTCTGCACGTTCCGCAGCGTCGGCGCGGTCGATGCCGCTGGTTTGGCCTGGGGCAAGGACACGCAAGGTTTGTTCAAGGAATTTTTGCAAGCGCGCTGGAAAGGCATTCGTCCGATCCTGTGGGGCAACGTGATGCGTGAAACGCAACTGACGCGCGGAATTTACGAAGGAACTTTAAACATAAATGGAGCGATCAGCGATGAAGGAAAATGA
- the glpB gene encoding anaerobic glycerol-3-phosphate dehydrogenase subunit GlpB — translation MKENDVIVIGGGFSGLMAAAVAAKRGKKVTVLSLGAGTLSIASGNVDVLGYDKNGKPVANPKAGLSSVAADHPYNKIGQKSLEEAVQFFLELTKEEGYAYKGSLDQQQWIPTAAGTLKPTCLVPMTMDTSALKNASKAYIIGFESLKDFYPHLVAKNLRNMPGYDQEYEMLMVDPKLPAGRDVTNLDIARWLDSAEGRKAFVAQLRATIKPGSVAVIAPVLGTAPSHAVRDELEQALNCKFVESVVVPPGITGHRLRIMMLNHVKKLGVKVVEHAVVTRGIVENGQCTAVVTEAIDRERTYQAKSFILASGGFYGGGLVAEPGQAIEPVFNLPIAAPTTQEDWSNFQMFSNEAQPFEKIGIAVDETMRPVDADGKVLLNNVFIAGRNLCGYDFCFEKSGNGVAMASGYKAAMSV, via the coding sequence ATGAAGGAAAATGATGTAATTGTAATCGGCGGCGGATTTTCCGGCCTGATGGCTGCCGCTGTTGCCGCGAAACGCGGGAAAAAAGTTACGGTCTTATCGTTAGGAGCAGGCACCCTGTCGATTGCCAGCGGCAATGTCGATGTGCTGGGCTATGACAAAAACGGTAAACCGGTGGCCAATCCGAAAGCCGGTTTGTCGTCCGTTGCGGCGGACCATCCGTACAATAAGATCGGTCAAAAGAGCCTCGAAGAAGCGGTCCAGTTCTTTCTTGAACTGACGAAAGAGGAAGGCTACGCATACAAAGGCAGCCTGGATCAGCAACAATGGATCCCGACCGCGGCCGGTACGCTTAAACCGACCTGCCTGGTGCCGATGACGATGGACACCAGTGCGCTGAAGAACGCGTCCAAGGCTTATATCATTGGCTTTGAATCATTGAAGGATTTTTATCCGCATTTGGTGGCGAAAAATCTGCGCAATATGCCGGGTTATGACCAGGAGTATGAAATGCTGATGGTGGATCCGAAACTGCCGGCTGGCCGCGATGTAACCAATCTCGATATCGCACGTTGGCTCGACAGCGCTGAAGGCCGCAAGGCGTTTGTGGCGCAATTGCGCGCTACGATCAAACCGGGTAGCGTTGCTGTGATTGCGCCGGTGCTGGGCACTGCGCCGAGCCATGCTGTGCGCGACGAGCTGGAACAGGCGCTCAACTGCAAGTTTGTGGAAAGCGTTGTCGTTCCGCCGGGCATCACCGGTCACCGTCTGCGCATCATGATGCTCAATCATGTAAAGAAACTGGGCGTCAAGGTCGTCGAACATGCGGTGGTTACGCGCGGTATCGTGGAAAATGGTCAATGTACGGCTGTTGTTACGGAAGCGATTGATCGCGAACGTACCTACCAGGCGAAGAGTTTCATCCTGGCCAGCGGCGGTTTCTACGGCGGCGGTCTGGTTGCGGAACCTGGTCAGGCGATCGAGCCGGTCTTCAACCTGCCGATTGCAGCACCGACGACGCAGGAAGATTGGTCCAATTTTCAAATGTTCTCTAATGAGGCTCAACCGTTTGAAAAAATCGGTATCGCAGTGGATGAGACGATGCGTCCTGTAGATGCCGACGGCAAGGTTTTATTAAATAATGTCTTCATCGCCGGACGTAATCTGTGCGGCTACGATTTCTGCTTTGAAAAATCCGGCAACGGCGTGGCAATGGCTTCCGGTTATAAAGCAGCTATGTCGGTGTAA
- the glpK gene encoding glycerol kinase GlpK, whose protein sequence is MTKKYVMALDAGTTSNRAIIFDDQTNIVAVAQKEFTQIFPQAGWVEHDADEIWATQLAVAQEALHNANLQPSDIAAIGITNQRETAVVWDKTTGRPIYNAIVWQSRQTMDICNDLKAKGLEAEFKQKTGLVVDAYFSGTKVTWILDNVEGARAKAEKGELLFGTVDTWLMWKLSAGKVHATDYSNASRTLMYNIRDLKWDEKLLGYLNVPANMLPQVRPSSEVYGNTDVSVFGAAVPLAGAAGDQQSALFGQTCFQPGMAKNTYGTGCFMLMNTGEKVYESKNGLLTTIAWGLNGKVEYALEGSIFVAGSAVQWLRDGLRLIEAAPDSEYVAKKVKDADGVYVVPAFVGLGAPYWDMKARGAILGLTRGTTKSHVVRATLDSMAYQTKDVLSAMELDSGIKLQALKVDGGAVANNVLMQFQADILGVPVDRPKVTETTALGAAFLAGLAVGVWKSTDDLLHTWKLDNRFEPKMPADQSAALYKGWQKAVKRSMDWVD, encoded by the coding sequence ATGACTAAAAAATACGTAATGGCGCTTGACGCAGGTACTACTAGTAATCGTGCAATCATATTCGACGACCAAACCAATATCGTTGCGGTCGCACAAAAAGAATTCACGCAAATCTTCCCGCAAGCTGGCTGGGTTGAGCATGATGCGGATGAAATTTGGGCTACGCAACTGGCTGTTGCGCAAGAAGCGCTGCACAATGCGAACCTCCAACCTTCCGATATCGCTGCGATTGGTATCACAAACCAACGCGAAACTGCTGTTGTTTGGGATAAGACGACTGGCCGCCCGATCTACAATGCTATTGTCTGGCAATCGCGTCAAACGATGGACATCTGTAATGATCTGAAAGCAAAAGGCCTGGAAGCTGAATTCAAACAAAAAACCGGTCTGGTTGTCGACGCTTACTTCTCCGGCACCAAGGTAACTTGGATTCTGGACAACGTAGAAGGCGCTCGCGCTAAAGCCGAAAAAGGCGAATTGCTGTTCGGTACTGTTGACACCTGGCTGATGTGGAAATTGAGTGCAGGCAAAGTGCATGCAACTGACTACTCCAATGCTTCCCGTACGCTGATGTACAACATCCGCGACCTGAAGTGGGACGAAAAGCTGCTGGGCTACTTGAATGTACCGGCTAACATGCTGCCGCAAGTCCGTCCTTCCAGTGAAGTGTATGGCAATACCGACGTATCAGTCTTCGGTGCTGCTGTTCCTTTGGCCGGCGCTGCTGGCGACCAGCAATCCGCCCTGTTCGGCCAAACTTGCTTCCAACCTGGTATGGCGAAAAACACCTACGGCACCGGTTGCTTCATGTTGATGAATACTGGCGAAAAAGTATACGAGTCCAAAAACGGCCTGCTGACCACCATCGCTTGGGGTCTGAATGGCAAAGTGGAATATGCTCTGGAAGGCAGCATCTTCGTTGCCGGCTCCGCAGTTCAATGGCTGCGCGACGGCCTGCGTTTAATCGAAGCGGCTCCTGACTCCGAGTATGTTGCGAAAAAAGTTAAAGACGCTGATGGCGTGTATGTTGTACCGGCCTTCGTTGGTCTCGGCGCTCCGTACTGGGATATGAAAGCTCGCGGTGCGATCCTCGGCCTGACCCGTGGTACCACCAAATCCCATGTTGTCCGCGCTACGCTGGACTCCATGGCTTACCAAACGAAGGATGTTCTCAGTGCAATGGAACTGGATTCCGGCATTAAACTGCAGGCTCTGAAAGTTGACGGCGGCGCTGTTGCCAACAACGTTCTGATGCAGTTCCAAGCTGACATCCTGGGCGTGCCGGTTGATCGTCCTAAAGTTACCGAAACTACGGCTCTGGGCGCTGCCTTCTTGGCTGGCCTTGCAGTCGGCGTATGGAAATCGACTGACGATCTGCTGCACACCTGGAAGCTGGATAATCGCTTCGAGCCGAAGATGCCTGCTGATCAAAGCGCAGCTCTTTACAAAGGCTGGCAAAAAGCGGTTAAACGCTCGATGGATTGGGTTGACTAA